One window of Flavobacterium ammonificans genomic DNA carries:
- a CDS encoding outer membrane beta-barrel protein, translating to MKLKLLLIISLFVANTISSQELSFNIGTNFSQFNLKNPESFTNTPIQTGTGSFTEIGYLLPSKKEKLNYIFGLGINEFNALAGTSANSYRWNTKYLGLRTGFEYNFLDINKLKIVPLFGINFSTIIYGKQETNGVVYDIKSNKEFTGIKLIPYLGLKVKYKINELGFASLSYNHSTTFKPSLSHKEHLTIVTNQIVFGLQFNLTK from the coding sequence ATGAAATTAAAATTACTATTAATTATCAGTTTGTTTGTAGCAAACACAATTAGTTCACAAGAATTATCATTTAATATTGGGACTAACTTTTCTCAGTTTAATTTAAAAAATCCTGAAAGTTTTACCAATACACCTATCCAAACAGGAACTGGTTCCTTTACCGAAATTGGATACTTGCTACCTTCCAAAAAAGAAAAATTGAATTATATTTTCGGTTTAGGAATAAATGAGTTCAATGCATTAGCGGGGACTTCTGCTAATTCGTACCGTTGGAACACCAAGTATTTAGGGCTCCGAACAGGATTTGAATATAATTTTTTAGACATAAACAAACTGAAAATTGTACCCTTGTTTGGGATTAATTTCTCTACAATTATATATGGTAAACAAGAAACCAATGGTGTTGTATATGACATTAAGTCCAATAAAGAGTTTACAGGAATCAAATTGATTCCCTACTTAGGATTGAAAGTTAAATATAAAATTAATGAATTGGGGTTTGCTTCATTAAGCTACAATCATTCGACCACTTTTAAGCCCAGTTTATCTCATAAAGAACATTTGACTATCGTAACCAACCAAATCGTTTTTGGTTTACAATTTAACTTAACAAAATAA
- the ccsA gene encoding cytochrome c biogenesis protein CcsA, translated as MDKKVSSILFSTRLMAVLFIVFAVAMGAGTFIESKYNTDTARIWIYNAWWFEVIMVFFMINFFGNIKRYQLLKKEKWATLLVHLSFILILLGAFITRYISYEGVMPIREGATENKIYSDKTFLTVFVDGEYKGEPRRRVFEKPLLLSPVTDNDFTLSGEFADSPFKVSYVNYIMGAKQKINPDNKGELYLKLVEAGEGGREEHFLKEGEVQNIHNVLFALNKPTEGAININTTGATPTIQTPFEGNFMRMADKLQGEVKKDIVQPLMMRSLYSIGEKRFVFPDMPVKGVIAYESNNDFKAKNHDDALVLKIQAAGQEKEVTLLGSKGKTGEPQTVKIGDKDYSFFFGSKTYELPFTIKLNDFIATKYPGTEKSYSAFESQVTVKDSVETFDAQIYMNHVLDYDGYRFFQSGFDPDEKGTILSVNHDFWGTNITYLGYFLLYIAMMAILFTKHSRFADIKRKLEVVKLKKAKLLTIIIFLLSGTVFAQDHDHDHDHEGHQHASKEEKAPAHSNKMMSLQETEKLISKFTVDKEHAAKFGRLIIQDAGGRMKPINTFSSELLRKVSHSETFKGMNSDQAFLSMTQYASAWIQIPIIYIKASNDSIRKIIGIDSKAEFAPFVSFFDAKGNYKLTPYLEEAFKTANPNQFEKDFIETDKKVNLLESALSGRILKIFPIPNDPNNKWISYLELNESGMKGMDATYTKSILPLYFGTLSNAVTTNDYKSANELLASLNGFQKKFGSSVMPTDDKIDLEIAYNKYDVFKKLPYWYITASILMLLLCIVDIFKSRKSLRIAINAMHISIGLLFLLHTLGLVARWLISGHAPWSNAYESIIYVAWATMFFGLAFDRKSKLTVASSAFVTAMILMAAYMNWIDPEIANLQPVLNSYWLMIHVAVIVASYGPFALGMILGLVSLVLIFFTNEKNKARMELNVQELTYINELALTVGLIMLTIGNFLGGQWANESWGRYWGWDPKETWALISIFVYAFVIHARFVPALRGKWVFNVLSMLAFISILFTYYGVNFHLVGLHSYASGEAKSLSWIWQSIGAIVLLAAITYPKYRKYYKK; from the coding sequence ATGGATAAAAAAGTAAGCTCAATTTTGTTTTCTACCCGCTTAATGGCGGTTTTATTTATTGTTTTTGCTGTAGCAATGGGTGCAGGAACATTTATAGAAAGTAAATACAATACCGATACCGCTCGTATATGGATTTATAATGCTTGGTGGTTTGAAGTAATTATGGTCTTTTTTATGATTAATTTCTTTGGCAACATCAAACGATACCAATTGTTAAAGAAAGAAAAATGGGCTACTTTATTAGTGCATTTATCATTTATCTTGATTCTTTTGGGTGCTTTTATTACACGATACATTAGTTATGAAGGAGTAATGCCTATTCGTGAAGGAGCTACTGAGAATAAAATATACTCAGATAAAACCTTTTTGACTGTATTTGTGGATGGAGAATACAAAGGAGAACCAAGACGTAGAGTTTTTGAAAAACCATTACTGCTTTCACCGGTTACTGATAATGATTTTACACTTTCGGGTGAATTTGCCGACAGTCCTTTTAAAGTGAGTTATGTCAATTATATTATGGGTGCCAAACAAAAAATCAATCCAGATAATAAGGGTGAATTGTACCTAAAATTAGTAGAAGCTGGCGAGGGTGGAAGAGAGGAACATTTCTTAAAAGAAGGAGAAGTACAAAACATTCATAATGTATTATTCGCATTAAATAAACCTACGGAAGGTGCAATTAATATTAATACTACGGGAGCAACGCCAACCATTCAAACTCCTTTTGAAGGAAATTTTATGCGAATGGCAGATAAATTACAAGGTGAAGTTAAAAAAGACATTGTACAGCCTTTGATGATGCGATCGTTATATTCTATTGGCGAAAAGCGCTTTGTTTTTCCTGACATGCCTGTTAAAGGTGTAATTGCTTACGAATCCAATAATGATTTTAAAGCAAAAAATCATGACGATGCATTAGTATTGAAGATTCAAGCAGCAGGTCAAGAAAAAGAAGTAACGCTTTTGGGTTCAAAAGGAAAAACAGGCGAACCGCAAACGGTTAAAATCGGAGATAAAGACTACTCGTTCTTTTTTGGAAGTAAAACCTACGAACTTCCCTTTACAATTAAGTTGAATGATTTTATTGCTACCAAATATCCCGGAACTGAAAAGAGTTATTCTGCTTTTGAAAGCCAAGTAACAGTTAAAGATTCGGTTGAAACCTTTGATGCCCAAATTTATATGAATCATGTTTTAGATTATGATGGGTATCGCTTTTTTCAATCTGGATTTGATCCGGATGAGAAAGGAACAATATTGTCTGTGAACCATGATTTTTGGGGAACCAATATTACTTACTTGGGCTATTTCCTTTTATACATAGCTATGATGGCGATTTTATTTACCAAACATTCTCGATTTGCTGATATCAAACGAAAGTTAGAAGTTGTAAAGTTGAAGAAAGCTAAATTACTAACAATTATCATTTTCCTTTTATCCGGGACAGTATTTGCACAAGATCATGATCACGACCATGACCACGAAGGGCATCAACATGCTTCCAAAGAGGAAAAAGCACCGGCTCATTCTAACAAAATGATGTCATTACAAGAAACAGAAAAATTAATATCAAAATTTACTGTTGACAAAGAACATGCTGCAAAATTTGGACGTTTGATTATTCAGGATGCAGGAGGTCGAATGAAACCTATCAATACGTTTTCATCTGAATTGTTACGAAAAGTTAGTCATTCTGAGACTTTTAAAGGAATGAATTCGGATCAAGCCTTTTTATCAATGACGCAATATGCTAGTGCTTGGATTCAAATTCCAATAATCTATATAAAAGCTAGCAATGATAGTATTCGTAAAATAATTGGTATCGATTCTAAAGCAGAGTTTGCTCCTTTTGTTTCCTTTTTTGATGCCAAAGGCAATTACAAATTAACTCCTTATTTAGAAGAAGCATTTAAAACTGCTAATCCGAACCAATTTGAGAAAGATTTTATTGAGACGGATAAGAAAGTAAACCTTTTGGAATCTGCCTTGAGTGGACGAATCTTAAAAATATTTCCTATTCCAAATGATCCAAATAATAAATGGATTTCCTATTTAGAATTGAATGAATCGGGAATGAAAGGGATGGACGCTACCTATACTAAAAGTATTTTACCACTTTATTTTGGCACACTGAGTAATGCAGTTACTACAAATGACTATAAATCAGCTAATGAGTTATTGGCTAGCTTGAATGGTTTTCAAAAGAAATTTGGAAGTAGTGTCATGCCAACTGATGATAAAATTGATTTAGAGATTGCTTATAATAAATATGATGTTTTCAAGAAACTTCCGTATTGGTATATCACAGCATCAATACTAATGTTGTTGTTGTGTATAGTTGACATTTTTAAATCTAGAAAATCACTACGTATTGCAATTAATGCAATGCACATTAGTATTGGGCTATTATTTTTGCTACATACTTTAGGATTAGTTGCACGTTGGTTAATATCAGGTCATGCGCCATGGAGTAATGCCTACGAATCTATCATTTATGTAGCTTGGGCAACCATGTTCTTTGGATTAGCCTTTGACAGAAAATCAAAGTTAACAGTAGCTTCTTCGGCTTTTGTTACAGCGATGATTTTGATGGCAGCTTATATGAATTGGATTGATCCTGAAATTGCGAATTTACAGCCCGTTTTGAATTCGTATTGGTTGATGATTCACGTGGCAGTAATTGTGGCGAGTTATGGACCATTTGCTTTAGGAATGATATTAGGATTAGTTTCATTGGTGTTGATTTTCTTTACTAATGAGAAGAATAAAGCAAGAATGGAATTGAATGTTCAGGAGTTGACATATATCAATGAACTAGCATTGACAGTAGGTTTGATTATGTTAACTATTGGAAACTTCTTAGGAGGTCAATGGGCTAACGAAAGTTGGGGACGTTACTGGGGTTGGGATCCAAAAGAGACTTGGGCTTTAATTAGTATTTTTGTCTATGCTTTTGTGATTCATGCGCGATTTGTTCCTGCTTTAAGAGGTAAATGGGTATTTAATGTATTGAGTATGCTCGCTTTTATATCTATTTTGTTTACTTATTATGGAGTGAATTTCCATTTGGTTGGATTGCATTCCTATGCTAGTGGTGAGGCTAAATCGTTAAGTTGGATTTGGCAATCCATTGGAGCAATTGTATTGCTAGCTGCAATTACTTATCCGAAGTATCGTAAATACTACAAGAAATAA
- a CDS encoding T9SS type A sorting domain-containing protein, translated as MKYFYLLLLSFCGYGQQLHHQMIAAQGGSSLFHKGITIHQSIGQQSVSGNYSTPKAFLGQGFIQSLVMNSKKSFETNNVLTKVYPNPFVDQIQFEFSQPVSGFISVSIFDMLGRLVYSVKKETSNNQLLLENLGFAQNQYIITLVSQNYKYSTQIIKTK; from the coding sequence ATGAAATATTTTTATCTTTTGCTACTATCTTTTTGCGGATATGGACAGCAACTTCATCACCAAATGATAGCTGCACAAGGAGGCTCCAGTTTATTCCATAAAGGTATAACTATACATCAATCAATTGGACAACAGTCGGTTTCTGGAAATTATTCCACTCCTAAAGCTTTTCTTGGTCAGGGGTTCATACAAAGTTTGGTTATGAATTCAAAAAAGAGTTTTGAAACTAACAATGTACTAACTAAAGTGTATCCCAATCCATTTGTAGATCAAATTCAATTTGAATTTTCTCAACCTGTTTCTGGTTTCATCTCAGTTTCCATTTTTGATATGTTAGGACGGTTAGTCTACTCTGTTAAAAAAGAAACTAGTAATAATCAGTTACTACTTGAAAACCTTGGCTTTGCTCAAAACCAATACATCATAACATTAGTTTCTCAAAATTATAAATACAGTACACAAATAATCAAAACCAAATGA
- a CDS encoding helix-turn-helix domain-containing protein, which translates to MIENLIVAFSGLMGILTILIILVRYQTNRITNIYLVIIFSIVSTRMLLIGAFNLENNDFITSLLDKYNNLLIVVIPCSYLYFLNLVKDRKMMDIDNVKHFIIPLLFNGIDFVLDKKYIDIMRSDFYYYTFFTLYTITYLALNFNLLNKNIWNRKGDIGIVVKQNQLIKKWSVFLFSMFVINAIRIIIVLYWEINNDNYSFGASFLWISGVFWLVLYFKIIISPEILYGFTYLNTAINEKKKGDKTTISFWNTNSNIVIANIQDKQLKAKIKDSISNYMELVDQFSFHNNYYRSMGFSKTDLSNKLNIPKSHLHYIFKYHSKISFSEYKKIVRIHDSLALISEGYLATNTFDSLAKEVGFKSYNTFFVSFKDFTGVTPHEYLIKLLKNKGAN; encoded by the coding sequence ATGATTGAAAATTTAATTGTTGCTTTTTCTGGATTAATGGGTATTTTAACCATATTAATCATTCTTGTTCGCTATCAAACCAATCGAATTACCAACATTTACTTGGTGATTATCTTTAGTATTGTTTCCACTAGAATGTTATTGATTGGTGCTTTTAATTTAGAAAACAATGACTTTATCACTTCATTATTAGACAAATACAACAATCTTTTAATTGTAGTAATTCCTTGTAGTTATTTGTATTTTCTAAATTTAGTTAAGGATCGTAAAATGATGGATATAGATAATGTGAAGCATTTTATTATTCCTTTACTTTTTAATGGAATTGATTTCGTTTTAGATAAAAAGTATATTGATATTATGCGATCTGATTTTTACTATTATACATTTTTTACGCTGTATACCATAACCTATCTGGCACTTAATTTTAATTTATTGAATAAAAATATTTGGAATAGAAAAGGAGATATTGGTATAGTTGTGAAGCAAAATCAACTCATAAAAAAATGGAGTGTTTTCTTGTTTTCAATGTTTGTAATCAATGCAATTCGAATTATCATTGTTTTATATTGGGAAATTAATAATGACAACTATTCTTTTGGAGCTAGTTTCTTGTGGATATCTGGAGTATTCTGGTTGGTATTGTACTTTAAAATTATTATTTCTCCTGAAATACTCTATGGATTTACTTATTTGAATACTGCAATAAATGAAAAGAAAAAAGGAGACAAGACAACAATATCCTTTTGGAATACTAATTCGAACATTGTTATTGCTAACATTCAAGACAAACAATTAAAAGCAAAAATTAAAGACAGTATTTCTAATTATATGGAGCTAGTTGATCAATTTTCGTTTCACAACAATTATTACAGAAGTATGGGATTCTCCAAAACCGATTTATCCAATAAACTTAATATTCCCAAAAGTCATCTCCATTATATATTTAAATACCATTCTAAAATTTCTTTTTCAGAATACAAGAAAATCGTTCGTATTCATGATAGTTTAGCGCTAATTAGTGAAGGTTACTTAGCAACAAATACCTTTGATTCCTTAGCCAAAGAAGTGGGTTTTAAATCCTATAATACTTTTTTTGTCAGCTTCAAGGATTTTACTGGCGTCACCCCTCATGAATATTTAATTAAATTATTAAAAAATAAAGGGGCAAACTAA